From the Flavobacterium galactosidilyticum genome, one window contains:
- a CDS encoding SixA phosphatase family protein, producing MKNLIVVRHAKSSWEVPVHDKDRGLTCQGIKDAHLVSNEVKNRVPKTYLFFTSTAKRAANTALIFAQNFAYPLESIIYKEDLYTFDENKLEKFIRSFSNTCETVILFGHNGAITDFVNKFGDIFIENVPTSGFVHMKFETDDWNLINRGSVKRTIFPKNLR from the coding sequence ATGAAAAATTTAATTGTAGTACGTCATGCAAAATCAAGTTGGGAAGTTCCAGTGCATGATAAGGATAGAGGCTTGACCTGTCAAGGTATTAAAGATGCGCATCTTGTTTCTAATGAAGTTAAAAATAGAGTTCCAAAAACATATCTATTTTTTACCAGTACAGCAAAAAGAGCGGCAAATACCGCATTAATTTTCGCTCAAAATTTTGCTTATCCGCTTGAAAGTATCATTTATAAAGAGGACCTTTATACTTTCGATGAAAATAAATTGGAAAAATTTATAAGGTCATTTAGTAATACGTGTGAAACTGTTATTCTTTTTGGACATAATGGTGCAATTACAGATTTTGTTAATAAATTTGGAGATATTTTTATAGAAAATGTTCCAACATCTGGATTTGTACACATGAAATTTGAAACTGATGATTGGAATTTAATAAATAGAGGTAGCGTTAAGAGAACAATATTTCCCAAAAACTTAAGATGA
- the ppk1 gene encoding polyphosphate kinase 1, producing the protein MNKVLEYKYIEREKSWLAFNARVLQEAGDNTVPLLERLRFLGIFSNNLDEFFRVRFASIRRLSLSGITGEKYLGGITAQQLVKDITEIVIQQQSESLRILNIIESELETKNIFIITETDISTEQEIFLKDFFIQTVSPELVTIILNDLAEFPVLKDTSGYLAIKLVMNENSEIRYAVIEIPKTINRFVVLPSNDDKQYIILLDDVIRHNLSSIFNIFDYKSVSAHMIKITRDAQLDIDSDLSKSMLEKISLSVKERRIGEPVRFIYDQLIEEDTLSFFLDKMKIEATDSIIPGGRYHNRRDYMSFPNLGRFDLLYETIDPLPIPGLSLEGSILEKISEKDYLLNAPYQSFSYLTKFLREAALDPKVISIKITLYRLAKNSQIISSLINAAKNGKKVTVQIELQASFDEASNISYAEQMQLEGIELIFGIKGLKVHSKICVIERFENDKIKRYGFISTGNFNESTAKVYTDVTLFTSHQQILKDIMKIFDFFDVNYRVHRYKHLIVSPHYTRTRFIKLIDREITHALAGRKTHIKLKMNSLSDFPMIDKLYEASKAGVKIQLQVRGICSLIPGIPGMSENIEAISIVDHYLEHSRVYIFGNAGQTEVYISSADFMTRNIDGRVEVTCPIYDQGIKNELIDNFNIGWKGNVKVRFHSYKLDNKYKPRNHNPIFRAQFETYNYYKKKLKAVMKPEEKLQ; encoded by the coding sequence ATGAATAAAGTATTAGAATATAAATATATTGAAAGAGAAAAAAGCTGGTTAGCATTCAACGCCAGAGTACTTCAGGAAGCTGGTGACAACACAGTTCCGTTATTAGAAAGATTGCGTTTTTTAGGCATTTTTTCAAACAATTTAGATGAGTTTTTCAGAGTTCGTTTTGCATCTATTAGACGGTTGAGCTTGTCAGGAATAACGGGCGAAAAATATTTAGGTGGGATTACAGCTCAGCAATTAGTTAAGGATATTACTGAAATTGTTATTCAGCAACAATCAGAAAGTTTACGAATATTGAATATTATTGAAAGCGAACTTGAAACGAAAAACATCTTCATCATAACGGAAACAGATATTTCTACTGAACAGGAAATTTTTCTAAAAGACTTTTTTATCCAAACAGTGAGTCCTGAATTAGTAACGATAATTTTAAATGATTTGGCTGAATTTCCGGTTTTGAAGGACACATCTGGATATTTAGCGATTAAATTAGTTATGAATGAAAATTCAGAGATTCGTTACGCTGTTATCGAAATTCCTAAAACTATAAATCGTTTTGTCGTATTGCCATCTAATGATGACAAGCAATACATTATACTCCTTGATGATGTTATTCGCCATAACTTAAGTAGCATTTTTAATATTTTTGATTATAAAAGTGTCTCTGCTCACATGATAAAAATTACTCGAGATGCGCAGCTCGATATCGATAGCGATTTGAGTAAAAGTATGCTCGAAAAAATATCACTTAGCGTAAAAGAACGAAGAATAGGCGAGCCCGTTCGTTTTATATACGATCAATTAATTGAGGAAGATACTTTGTCTTTTTTTCTAGACAAAATGAAAATCGAAGCTACAGATAGTATAATTCCAGGAGGACGATATCACAATAGAAGAGATTATATGAGTTTTCCAAATCTAGGAAGATTCGATTTATTATATGAGACTATTGATCCGTTACCTATTCCGGGATTAAGTCTTGAAGGGAGTATACTTGAAAAAATTAGCGAAAAGGACTATTTGCTAAATGCACCCTACCAGTCTTTCTCGTACTTAACGAAGTTTTTGCGTGAAGCTGCTTTAGATCCTAAAGTGATATCCATTAAAATAACATTATATCGTTTAGCCAAGAATTCTCAAATTATTAGTTCGCTGATAAATGCTGCTAAAAATGGAAAGAAAGTAACAGTGCAAATAGAGTTACAAGCGAGCTTTGACGAAGCTTCTAATATTTCGTATGCTGAACAAATGCAGTTAGAGGGTATCGAACTTATTTTTGGTATAAAAGGATTGAAAGTTCACAGTAAAATTTGCGTTATAGAAAGATTTGAAAACGATAAGATAAAGCGTTATGGTTTCATTTCGACCGGAAACTTCAATGAATCTACGGCAAAAGTGTATACTGATGTAACACTTTTTACAAGCCATCAGCAAATTCTGAAAGATATCATGAAAATATTTGATTTTTTTGATGTTAACTATAGAGTGCACCGTTACAAACATCTTATTGTCTCTCCTCATTATACTAGAACACGATTTATAAAATTAATTGACAGAGAAATTACTCATGCATTAGCAGGTAGGAAAACGCATATAAAGCTAAAAATGAATAGTTTGTCTGACTTCCCAATGATTGATAAATTGTATGAAGCTAGTAAGGCAGGAGTTAAGATTCAACTTCAAGTGCGAGGTATTTGTTCGCTGATTCCAGGAATTCCAGGAATGAGTGAAAACATCGAAGCGATAAGTATTGTAGATCATTATCTAGAACATTCTCGTGTGTATATTTTTGGTAATGCAGGACAAACAGAGGTATATATTTCTTCCGCTGATTTTATGACCAGAAATATTGATGGACGTGTCGAGGTTACTTGCCCCATCTATGATCAAGGAATAAAAAATGAGCTTATTGATAATTTTAACATCGGTTGGAAAGGGAATGTAAAAGTGCGTTTTCATTCGTATAAACTAGACAACAAGTATAAACCTCGCAATCATAATCCTATTTTTAGAGCGCAGTTTGAGACTTATAATTATTATAAAAAGAAGCTTAAAGCAGTGATGAAACCTGAAGAAAAACTTCAATAA
- a CDS encoding Ppx/GppA phosphatase family protein, whose amino-acid sequence MIKIKKYAAIDIGSNAMRLLMVNIVEQEGKEPQFNKSSLVRVPIRLGQDAFTVGEISEENIERMCDAMKAFNLLMKVHKIERYMAFATSAMREAYNGKEVVAIIKKKADIKIEIIDGKKEAAIIASTDLHHLIKTDQTYLFVDVGGGSTEFTLFSDGKLINSRSFKAGTVRLLNDMVCDVVWDEIEKWIKVNTKDYEEVILIGSGGNINKLFKMSGKMQEKPLSYMYVNSQYAFLNSLSYEQRIAELALNPDRADVIIPAVRIYLNAMKWSGARNIYVPKIGLSDGIVKAMYYGKI is encoded by the coding sequence ATGATTAAAATAAAGAAATATGCTGCAATAGATATTGGTTCAAACGCCATGCGTTTACTAATGGTCAATATTGTAGAACAGGAGGGAAAAGAACCTCAATTTAATAAAAGTTCCTTGGTTCGTGTTCCCATCAGACTTGGGCAAGATGCATTTACTGTTGGCGAAATTTCTGAAGAGAATATTGAAAGAATGTGTGATGCCATGAAAGCTTTTAATCTATTGATGAAAGTGCATAAAATTGAAAGATATATGGCATTTGCTACATCAGCCATGAGAGAAGCATATAACGGAAAGGAAGTTGTAGCTATTATCAAGAAAAAGGCAGATATAAAGATAGAAATTATTGATGGAAAGAAAGAAGCTGCTATAATTGCTTCTACTGATTTACACCATTTAATAAAAACAGATCAAACCTATCTTTTTGTCGATGTTGGTGGTGGTAGCACTGAGTTTACGCTGTTTTCTGATGGTAAATTAATCAATTCTAGATCGTTTAAAGCTGGAACGGTGCGTTTGCTAAACGATATGGTTTGCGATGTAGTTTGGGATGAAATAGAAAAATGGATCAAAGTAAATACAAAAGATTACGAAGAAGTTATATTAATAGGTTCTGGTGGAAACATTAATAAATTGTTTAAGATGTCAGGCAAAATGCAGGAGAAACCTTTGTCATATATGTATGTCAATTCTCAATATGCATTTTTGAATTCCTTATCGTACGAACAAAGAATAGCTGAATTAGCGTTGAACCCTGATCGTGCCGATGTAATTATTCCTGCTGTAAGAATTTATCTAAATGCAATGAAATGGAGTGGTGCGAGAAATATTTATGTACCTAAAATTGGACTTTCTGATGGGATTGTAAAAGCAATGTATTACGGGAAAATATAG
- a CDS encoding DNA polymerase III subunit gamma/tau: MSSIRAKKALEESTKGIVKEVAHLPTEAFTETEMLLQWTKYAQRLGDKGYKIMESLLLINDPKLDGTAITIELPNEGSKLDFEKELNGLLGHLKGHLHNHDITIEVIVNESIENKRSFNDQDRYNRLLEINPNIELLRTTFGLDLDA, translated from the coding sequence TTGTCTAGCATTCGTGCCAAAAAAGCATTAGAAGAAAGTACTAAGGGAATTGTAAAAGAGGTAGCGCACTTACCAACAGAAGCATTTACAGAAACCGAAATGCTACTGCAATGGACTAAGTATGCTCAGCGTTTAGGTGATAAAGGCTATAAAATAATGGAATCCTTATTGCTTATTAATGATCCAAAACTGGATGGAACAGCAATAACAATTGAACTACCAAACGAAGGTTCTAAATTAGATTTTGAGAAAGAATTAAATGGACTTTTAGGACATTTAAAGGGGCATTTACACAATCACGATATTACAATCGAAGTAATTGTCAATGAAAGTATTGAAAACAAAAGAAGCTTTAATGATCAAGACCGTTACAACAGGCTTCTAGAAATAAATCCAAATATTGAACTTTTACGTACAACATTTGGATTAGATTTAGATGCGTAA